The following proteins are co-located in the Ruminococcaceae bacterium KH2T8 genome:
- a CDS encoding two-component system, OmpR family, response regulator RegX3 — protein MEYSVLIIDDERELADSTAEYFDMFDLKTCCAYTAQEALDFFKENRTKLILLDINLGDSSGFSLCKTLRETIDVPILFISARSSDDDMVVALNIGGDDYITKPYSLNVLFAKVKAVLKRYEKTATVSGDKLVFGDISIDLDAGTVSRNGSAVELTAMEYKLLAYLVVNRNKVVEKQDIFDKVWNDSFVTDGTLNVHIRHLREKLEADPNDPTFIKTARGRGYIFKAE, from the coding sequence ATGGAATATAGTGTACTGATAATAGATGATGAGAGAGAACTCGCGGATTCTACCGCGGAGTATTTCGATATGTTCGACCTCAAGACCTGCTGTGCATATACTGCGCAGGAGGCACTTGATTTCTTTAAGGAAAACCGGACCAAGCTCATATTGCTCGATATAAATCTCGGCGATTCGTCGGGCTTTTCGCTCTGCAAGACTCTTCGTGAGACGATCGATGTTCCGATACTCTTTATCAGCGCGAGATCGAGTGATGACGATATGGTCGTAGCATTAAATATCGGCGGCGATGATTATATTACGAAGCCTTATTCGCTCAATGTCCTTTTTGCCAAGGTAAAGGCAGTTCTCAAAAGATATGAGAAGACCGCGACAGTATCGGGTGACAAGCTCGTGTTCGGTGATATATCGATAGATCTTGATGCCGGTACCGTCAGCAGAAACGGAAGCGCAGTCGAGCTTACTGCCATGGAATATAAGCTCCTTGCATATCTCGTAGTAAACAGGAATAAGGTCGTCGAAAAGCAGGATATCTTTGACAAGGTATGGAACGACAGCTTTGTTACCGACGGTACTTTGAACGTACACATTAGACACTTAAGAGAGAAGCTCGAAGCCGATCCCAACGATCCGACATTTATAAAGACAGCTCGCGGAAGAGGTTATATCTTTAAGGCTGAATAA
- a CDS encoding 7,8-dihydropterin-6-yl-methyl-4-(beta-D-ribofuranosyl)aminobenzene 5'-phosphate synthase, producing MELVNLIEDTQGSPKCINEHGLSFYIKTLKHKILFDLGPSDQTLANASALGVDISSVDTVILSHGHYDHSGGILPFVKNDPDARIYMQVKAAEDYYAYDGPDKGYRYIGIDPLIPALQNVYPLNGCCEIDDELEVIVANERPYEIPLTNDRLVRKDNGEYVKDDFAHEHSLVIRSEDISVLICGCAHSGILNIIEAYKERYSSMPDYVIGGFHMMRKSGETEEDLRIAEETAWRLKETGVKFYTCHCTGIPAYETMKKIMGDSIEYIHCGDRLSLP from the coding sequence ATGGAATTAGTCAATCTGATAGAAGATACTCAAGGGTCTCCCAAGTGCATAAATGAGCACGGGTTATCCTTTTATATAAAGACACTAAAGCATAAGATCCTATTTGATCTGGGACCTTCGGATCAGACTCTCGCGAACGCTTCTGCGCTCGGTGTGGATATCTCGTCTGTAGACACTGTCATCTTAAGTCACGGACACTATGATCACTCGGGCGGGATACTTCCTTTCGTGAAGAATGATCCCGATGCAAGGATCTATATGCAGGTCAAGGCAGCCGAGGATTATTATGCATATGACGGACCCGATAAGGGCTATAGATATATAGGTATCGATCCTTTGATACCTGCGCTTCAAAATGTCTATCCTCTAAACGGTTGCTGCGAGATCGATGATGAGCTCGAAGTCATCGTCGCGAATGAGAGACCTTATGAGATACCTCTTACGAACGACCGACTGGTGCGTAAGGATAACGGTGAATACGTAAAGGATGATTTTGCTCATGAGCACAGCCTTGTCATAAGAAGTGAAGATATAAGTGTCCTGATCTGCGGATGTGCCCACAGCGGGATACTTAATATCATTGAGGCATATAAAGAGAGATATTCATCGATGCCCGACTATGTTATCGGCGGATTTCATATGATGCGAAAGAGCGGCGAGACGGAAGAAGACCTGAGGATAGCCGAAGAGACTGCATGGAGACTTAAAGAGACGGGAGTAAAGTTTTATACCTGTCACTGTACCGGTATTCCCGCATATGAGACGATGAAGAAGATAATGGGCGATTCGATCGAGTATATCCACTGCGGAGACAGATTATCTTTACCTTGA
- a CDS encoding AraC family transcriptional regulator: MSDLYYNMPMEWLTTIKDALQYIEDHLLEVEGAEELASHLAISSSYLQQGFQIMTEHTIAEYIRNRRLYQAARDLMTSDTKITDIALKYGYDNSASFSKAFTRFHEASPSEVRKGTKRPRTFFPIQISITIRGGQSLDVEIVEKEAFRAVGFMGEYTLENSTDIAKRWKEINKLKDELKLREPETDLERALLAHNIGSCGVTEYPADKGPYRYLFGGIYRGGEVPPEMEVYEIRKGTWAVFNCVGKLPDAMEEINDLIWNHWVPDNAEYEVDGQCEFELYYQGDYYNDPEYLCTKWIPVKRREN; encoded by the coding sequence ATGTCCGACTTATATTATAATATGCCCATGGAATGGCTCACAACGATCAAGGACGCTTTGCAGTATATAGAAGACCACCTTCTCGAAGTGGAGGGAGCAGAGGAGCTCGCTTCGCACCTTGCGATATCATCTTCGTACTTGCAGCAGGGCTTTCAGATAATGACAGAGCATACCATCGCCGAATATATTCGAAACAGAAGGCTCTATCAGGCAGCCCGTGACCTCATGACTTCCGATACAAAGATAACGGACATAGCACTGAAGTACGGATACGATAATTCGGCCAGCTTCTCCAAGGCTTTCACGAGATTTCACGAAGCGTCTCCTTCAGAAGTAAGGAAAGGAACGAAGCGCCCGAGGACATTCTTTCCGATCCAGATATCGATCACCATAAGAGGCGGGCAGAGCCTTGACGTGGAGATAGTAGAGAAGGAAGCATTCCGGGCAGTTGGCTTTATGGGAGAATACACCCTGGAGAACAGCACCGATATCGCTAAGAGATGGAAAGAAATAAACAAACTCAAGGATGAGCTCAAGCTCAGAGAGCCCGAGACCGATCTCGAAAGGGCACTCCTTGCACATAACATCGGTTCATGCGGAGTAACGGAATATCCTGCCGACAAAGGTCCGTACCGTTATCTGTTCGGAGGCATCTACAGAGGCGGTGAAGTGCCCCCTGAGATGGAAGTCTACGAGATAAGGAAAGGTACCTGGGCTGTCTTTAACTGCGTGGGAAAGCTGCCGGACGCGATGGAGGAGATAAATGACCTCATATGGAATCACTGGGTACCTGATAATGCCGAATACGAGGTAGACGGTCAGTGCGAATTCGAGCTCTACTACCAAGGGGATTACTATAACGACCCTGAGTATCTCTGCACAAAGTGGATACCGGTAAAGCGGCGAGAAAACTGA
- a CDS encoding Papain family cysteine protease has protein sequence MKRLLASALLLSFIMGAASCKKDTDPSAVDLSGAFYSHGEDGYFSMLDEGYPVAIRDQGPPGACGAYASAVTIERNIRYTLGNDFEVVPDDLIYDSVSMDKGEGVMLTSEHYATANSGPVDIEWATANGYNGYVLTAAPTFYGMPDDAVTREMIQSAIMTYGGVTADIQISTPRINGWHGGYYTLYDDGARLNHVVNILGWDDNFPAELFGDSVTSNGAWLVQNSFGEDWGNGGYCWVSYETHIKFFDTFQLSDEYSEVISHAPGAESSLGPITNATVGSVYDHTGSIGGVGTYLGWYFGDDGHMMITTSECSVTVEVRSADFSEVLYSQDATFPMGGYYVIEFDEPVEVDGEFAVVVTYHGDQVVPVEGASEEDYLAGMEMTYVTSCELGDSFIFYDNEWRDLADPATSEYILTAMAEDGLLPYDLDSPEVQAAMSEPGTDPYINVLFV, from the coding sequence ATGAAAAGGTTATTAGCTTCAGCACTTTTGCTGTCATTTATTATGGGTGCGGCATCCTGCAAGAAGGATACCGATCCGTCTGCGGTCGATCTGTCGGGCGCTTTCTACAGTCACGGTGAGGACGGATACTTCTCCATGCTGGATGAAGGCTATCCGGTAGCCATACGCGATCAGGGGCCTCCCGGTGCGTGCGGCGCATATGCATCTGCTGTTACCATAGAACGAAATATCCGCTATACATTAGGCAATGACTTCGAAGTAGTCCCGGACGATCTTATCTATGACAGCGTAAGCATGGATAAGGGCGAAGGCGTGATGCTCACGAGCGAACACTACGCTACTGCTAACTCAGGTCCGGTCGATATAGAGTGGGCTACTGCTAACGGCTACAACGGTTACGTCCTAACCGCAGCACCGACATTCTACGGGATGCCGGATGACGCTGTGACGCGCGAAATGATCCAGTCCGCCATAATGACCTACGGCGGCGTTACCGCAGATATTCAGATATCAACCCCCAGGATAAACGGGTGGCACGGCGGCTACTACACTCTGTACGATGACGGCGCGCGCCTCAACCATGTAGTCAACATCTTAGGATGGGACGACAACTTCCCCGCAGAGCTTTTCGGGGATTCCGTTACTTCCAACGGAGCGTGGCTGGTACAGAACAGCTTCGGCGAAGACTGGGGCAACGGCGGCTACTGCTGGGTATCCTATGAGACACATATAAAGTTCTTCGATACATTCCAGTTGTCTGATGAATACAGTGAAGTCATATCCCATGCTCCGGGAGCTGAAAGTTCACTCGGCCCGATCACAAACGCGACAGTAGGTTCCGTATACGATCACACGGGATCCATAGGAGGTGTCGGAACTTATCTAGGCTGGTACTTTGGCGATGACGGACACATGATGATCACGACTTCGGAATGCTCCGTTACGGTCGAGGTCCGCTCCGCGGACTTCTCGGAAGTTCTCTACAGTCAGGATGCGACATTCCCCATGGGCGGATACTATGTCATAGAATTCGACGAGCCCGTTGAAGTCGACGGAGAGTTCGCCGTAGTAGTCACATATCACGGCGATCAGGTGGTACCCGTTGAAGGTGCTTCCGAGGAGGACTATTTGGCAGGAATGGAAATGACCTATGTAACATCCTGCGAGCTCGGCGACTCCTTTATCTTCTACGACAATGAATGGAGAGATCTCGCAGATCCCGCGACTTCCGAGTACATCCTCACGGCTATGGCAGAAGACGGTCTCCTTCCCTATGACCTCGATTCACCCGAAGTTCAGGCGGCGATGAGCGAGCCCGGCACGGATCCTTATATCAACGTGCTGTTCGTGTGA
- a CDS encoding Papain family cysteine protease encodes MKKLVSSVLILSLTFCISSCSSGKASDSSFSMLDQGYDIPVRDQGPPGACVPFSCATAVEYNIRHTLGQSVEVLPSDLIVDTCGVDKEEGFILLTESYYTWAVMDEFEIQWALADGYEGYNLVSSPFFISMNGDQKASTEVLKSAIMEYGGVLADVNISTPTYMSNFSYYNDGGRWNHEVVIIGWDDNYKKENFGGHATSDGAWLAQNSFGDEWGNKGYFWISYESATELISCLQMSDKYSDVISHAAGIRYNRGIGTIEDTTVANVYDYSGTIGGIGTYVGLNRLDEEHFDFAISPTDITVEIRSADFETVLYTQEASFDLAGYYVVELDEPVEVSGPFSVVITFHNGNCCTFEGPTDESYTAQSRYVTSIAEGESYILIDGQWRDLADPSTAEYLGLDLEPHNTYVNVLLV; translated from the coding sequence ATGAAAAAGCTCGTATCATCGGTGCTCATTCTTTCGCTGACCTTCTGTATCAGTTCCTGCTCATCGGGCAAAGCATCCGACTCTTCTTTCTCTATGCTGGATCAGGGATACGATATCCCCGTTCGTGACCAGGGGCCTCCCGGCGCATGCGTCCCTTTCTCATGTGCCACCGCAGTCGAATATAACATAAGGCATACACTGGGACAGTCAGTCGAGGTGTTGCCGTCTGATCTGATTGTCGATACCTGCGGAGTAGATAAGGAAGAGGGATTCATCCTTCTTACCGAGAGCTACTACACCTGGGCTGTCATGGATGAATTCGAGATACAGTGGGCACTGGCTGACGGGTACGAAGGATATAACCTTGTATCTTCACCCTTCTTCATATCAATGAACGGCGATCAGAAAGCATCTACTGAAGTTCTCAAGTCGGCAATAATGGAGTATGGTGGTGTACTTGCAGACGTTAACATCTCAACTCCGACCTATATGAGCAACTTCAGCTACTATAACGACGGCGGAAGATGGAACCACGAAGTCGTGATAATCGGCTGGGACGACAACTACAAGAAAGAGAACTTCGGCGGGCATGCCACATCCGACGGAGCATGGCTGGCACAAAACAGCTTCGGAGACGAATGGGGCAATAAGGGTTACTTCTGGATATCCTACGAATCGGCTACGGAGCTCATATCCTGCCTTCAGATGTCCGATAAGTATTCCGATGTCATAAGCCACGCTGCAGGGATAAGATACAATAGAGGCATCGGCACCATAGAAGATACGACTGTCGCCAATGTCTATGACTACTCCGGAACCATCGGCGGGATAGGAACTTATGTTGGACTGAACAGACTCGACGAAGAGCATTTTGACTTTGCGATCTCGCCGACTGACATTACCGTAGAGATAAGATCCGCCGACTTCGAGACGGTCCTCTATACGCAGGAAGCATCTTTCGATCTGGCAGGATACTATGTGGTAGAGCTTGATGAGCCCGTAGAAGTATCAGGTCCCTTCTCTGTAGTGATCACATTCCACAACGGCAACTGCTGCACCTTTGAAGGACCAACGGACGAGAGTTACACGGCTCAGTCCAGATACGTGACTTCTATAGCTGAAGGCGAATCTTATATTCTTATAGACGGGCAATGGAGAGATCTTGCAGATCCTTCCACCGCAGAATACTTAGGTCTTGACCTCGAACCGCATAACACATATGTGAATGTCTTATTAGTATAG
- a CDS encoding serpin B, whose amino-acid sequence MKDLKRILAAGLSTALLITGCSYPAQETVDNVAPPKVITEHPAITDRAVVDLKSIDPQNADASTGDAYLEFAIGLYAREASRTDENLMISPASVLLALSMTAAGTAGDTLTQMTDVLAPGETPEALQAFAVDYNGRINEGSGIELHSANSIWLNGQYAEGVYQDYLDYITDDYCAKVGVISMDSAGEAEINGWVNDRTNGMIPSVIQPGSLQSSDYAILVNAIAFDAVWSGGPLDVIGGQPFNNANGSISNVDFMSAEPHDLLSTDLATGCKIYYEGAQYAFIVMLPTDETIDANTFASQLTAQEYLDFWYSSSYQEEMYLLCPEFSCDFSTSLKSDLIDMGMTAPFSFDEADFANMTDVQISIGEVIQVTHIDVDHNGTRASAATAVEATAAGVVEEPIYITLDRPFVYAIVDTQTGLPLFIGTVNNFS is encoded by the coding sequence ATGAAGGATCTTAAGAGGATCTTAGCGGCAGGACTGTCGACGGCATTACTGATCACAGGCTGTTCCTATCCTGCACAGGAGACCGTAGATAATGTAGCACCTCCGAAAGTCATAACTGAGCATCCCGCGATAACCGACAGGGCGGTAGTCGATCTCAAGAGTATAGATCCACAGAATGCCGATGCATCTACGGGTGATGCTTATCTTGAATTCGCTATAGGATTATACGCGAGGGAGGCGTCACGTACCGATGAGAACCTCATGATATCTCCTGCGTCTGTCTTACTTGCTCTCAGCATGACCGCAGCCGGTACGGCAGGTGATACGCTCACTCAGATGACTGATGTATTGGCGCCGGGAGAGACTCCTGAAGCACTGCAGGCTTTCGCCGTGGATTATAACGGCAGGATCAACGAGGGTTCGGGTATCGAGCTTCATTCGGCCAACAGCATCTGGCTCAACGGGCAGTATGCGGAAGGCGTATATCAGGATTATCTTGATTACATCACAGATGATTATTGTGCCAAGGTCGGTGTGATCTCAATGGACTCTGCAGGCGAAGCGGAGATCAACGGATGGGTCAATGACAGAACCAATGGAATGATCCCGAGTGTTATTCAGCCGGGTTCGCTTCAAAGTTCCGACTATGCGATCCTCGTAAATGCGATAGCTTTCGATGCCGTATGGTCAGGAGGTCCGCTCGATGTTATAGGCGGTCAGCCGTTTAATAATGCGAACGGAAGTATATCTAATGTCGATTTTATGAGTGCCGAGCCTCATGATCTTCTGTCTACCGATCTGGCCACGGGATGTAAGATCTACTATGAAGGCGCTCAGTATGCATTCATTGTGATGCTGCCGACCGATGAAACGATCGATGCTAATACTTTCGCTTCGCAGCTCACGGCACAGGAATATCTTGATTTCTGGTACAGCTCCTCCTATCAGGAAGAGATGTATCTTCTTTGCCCGGAGTTCTCTTGTGATTTCAGCACGAGCCTTAAGTCGGATCTTATCGATATGGGCATGACAGCTCCGTTCAGTTTTGATGAGGCGGATTTCGCAAATATGACCGATGTGCAGATCAGCATCGGAGAAGTTATCCAGGTAACTCATATAGATGTCGATCATAACGGTACGCGAGCATCGGCTGCGACTGCCGTAGAAGCAACGGCAGCAGGCGTCGTCGAAGAGCCGATATATATAACTCTCGACAGACCGTTCGTCTATGCGATAGTGGATACTCAGACGGGTCTGCCACTCTTTATCGGTACAGTAAATAATTTTTCCTGA
- a CDS encoding glucose-6-phosphate isomerase — MITLDYSNVLPFIGGEEAVKRMEPQVKVAHDMLHKKNGPGNDFLGWLDLPTNYDKEEFTRIRKAAQKIRRDSDVLVVIGIGGSYLGARAVIELLNHSFANVASKKVRKSPIILFCGNSISATYLADMMDIIEGKDISLNIISKSGTTTEPAIAFRILRAYMENKYGKEEAKNRIYATTDKAKGALKGLADEEGYESFVVPDDVGGRFSVLTAVGLLPIAVSGIDIRELMKGAKDASKAYKKMSLEENPCYQYAAVRNCLLRSGYSTEVMVNYEPSFHYMTEWWKQLYGESEGKDLRGIFPAGVDNTTDLHSMGQFIQDGARIMFETVVNIDTPRRSFEIPNDPANLDGLNFLSGMDMNEVNKKAMQGTVLAHVDGKVPNMAVHMAEQNAYNLGELIYFFEKACGISGYLLAVNPFNQPGVEAYKKNMFALLGKPGYEDQKAALEARLK; from the coding sequence ATGATCACACTTGATTATTCAAACGTACTTCCTTTCATCGGCGGTGAAGAAGCAGTCAAGAGAATGGAACCTCAGGTAAAGGTTGCTCATGACATGCTCCACAAGAAGAACGGCCCCGGAAATGATTTCCTCGGCTGGCTCGACCTTCCCACCAACTACGATAAGGAAGAGTTCACGCGCATCAGAAAGGCCGCTCAGAAGATCAGGAGAGATTCCGATGTATTGGTTGTTATCGGTATCGGCGGATCTTACCTCGGAGCAAGAGCAGTTATCGAGCTCCTCAATCATTCTTTCGCTAACGTAGCATCCAAGAAGGTAAGAAAGAGCCCCATCATCCTTTTCTGCGGTAATTCTATCAGCGCAACATATCTTGCAGACATGATGGATATCATCGAGGGTAAGGATATCTCCCTCAACATCATCTCCAAGTCCGGTACAACAACGGAGCCCGCTATCGCTTTCCGTATCCTTCGTGCATACATGGAGAACAAGTACGGTAAGGAAGAGGCTAAGAACCGTATCTATGCTACAACAGATAAGGCAAAGGGAGCTCTTAAGGGTCTCGCTGACGAAGAAGGCTACGAGAGCTTCGTAGTACCTGATGACGTCGGAGGAAGATTCTCCGTTCTTACGGCTGTAGGACTTCTTCCCATCGCAGTATCCGGTATCGACATCAGAGAGCTCATGAAGGGTGCTAAGGATGCTTCCAAGGCATATAAGAAGATGTCCCTTGAAGAGAATCCCTGCTACCAGTATGCAGCAGTTCGTAACTGCCTCTTAAGATCAGGTTACTCCACTGAAGTTATGGTAAACTACGAGCCTTCTTTCCACTATATGACTGAGTGGTGGAAGCAGCTCTACGGTGAGTCCGAGGGTAAGGACCTTCGCGGTATCTTCCCCGCAGGCGTAGACAACACAACAGATCTTCACTCCATGGGTCAGTTCATCCAGGACGGCGCAAGGATCATGTTCGAGACAGTCGTTAATATCGACACTCCCAGAAGATCTTTCGAGATCCCCAACGATCCAGCTAACCTTGACGGACTCAACTTCCTTTCCGGCATGGATATGAATGAAGTTAATAAGAAGGCTATGCAGGGTACGGTACTTGCTCACGTTGACGGTAAGGTTCCCAACATGGCAGTTCACATGGCTGAGCAGAACGCTTATAACCTCGGTGAGCTCATCTACTTCTTCGAGAAGGCTTGCGGTATCTCCGGTTACCTCCTCGCAGTTAACCCCTTCAACCAGCCCGGCGTTGAGGCATACAAGAAGAACATGTTCGCTCTTCTCGGAAAGCCCGGCTACGAGGATCAGAAGGCTGCACTCGAGGCAAGACTCAAGTAA